The Exiguobacterium acetylicum genome includes a window with the following:
- a CDS encoding cytochrome c biogenesis CcdA family protein, with protein MELSLWLAFGAGLLSFVSPCTLPLYPVFLSYITGVSVTDLKERGVREKRSLFHTLAFLVGFAMVFVVLGLSTSLFADVFITYRDTLRMIGALVIFVFGIVLVGLWQPTFLMREKKLNLGERKGGYVGTILVGIGFAAGWTPCTGPILAGVIGLAATNPSQGMFYMLAYVLGFSIPFLLMAFFVGRSRLFVQYSLKLTKFGGALMMVFGVMLYFDGLSKFAAWMSDIVGFTGF; from the coding sequence ATGGAGCTCTCGTTATGGTTAGCGTTTGGAGCAGGATTATTATCTTTCGTCTCTCCGTGTACGCTACCACTGTATCCTGTGTTTCTCTCATACATCACAGGCGTGTCGGTAACGGATTTAAAAGAACGGGGCGTACGAGAAAAGCGATCCTTGTTTCATACGTTAGCGTTCCTCGTTGGTTTTGCGATGGTATTCGTTGTGCTCGGGTTATCGACATCGTTATTCGCAGATGTCTTTATCACATATCGGGATACGTTACGGATGATTGGGGCACTCGTCATCTTCGTATTTGGGATTGTTCTCGTCGGATTATGGCAACCAACATTCTTGATGCGTGAAAAGAAACTGAATCTCGGGGAACGAAAAGGGGGATACGTCGGGACGATACTCGTCGGAATCGGTTTTGCGGCCGGTTGGACACCTTGTACAGGTCCGATTCTCGCAGGAGTCATCGGATTAGCTGCGACCAATCCGAGTCAAGGCATGTTCTACATGCTCGCGTATGTCCTTGGCTTCTCGATTCCGTTCTTATTGATGGCGTTCTTCGTCGGTCGTTCTCGTTTGTTCGTGCAGTATAGTCTGAAATTAACGAAATTCGGGGGAGCCTTGATGATGGTGTTCGGAGTCATGCTGTATTTTGATGGCTTGAGTAAATTCGCAGCATGGATGAGTGACATCGTCGGATTCACTGGATTTTAA
- a CDS encoding RrF2 family transcriptional regulator, protein MRMTRYTDYAIRSLLFAAAHPDRLVRIQEVADCYDISKNHLMKVVYRLGQSGLIDSVRGRGGGFRLAGPPDAIHIGDVVQLFEPTVHFLDPQEGIHEVPSLNPARDAFDDAIAAFHQVLNSYTVHDLLHPTADTHPQILEMIPNRD, encoded by the coding sequence ATGCGCATGACACGTTATACGGATTATGCGATCCGGTCTCTGCTCTTCGCAGCAGCCCATCCCGATCGTTTAGTCCGAATCCAGGAAGTAGCGGATTGTTACGACATTTCTAAAAATCATTTGATGAAAGTAGTCTATCGTTTAGGACAGAGTGGTTTGATTGATTCTGTTCGTGGTCGTGGAGGTGGATTCCGATTAGCTGGTCCTCCAGATGCAATTCATATCGGTGACGTCGTACAACTGTTTGAACCAACCGTTCATTTTCTCGATCCGCAAGAAGGCATTCACGAGGTCCCTTCGCTCAATCCGGCACGTGATGCTTTCGATGATGCCATTGCGGCGTTCCATCAAGTACTCAATAGTTACACAGTACATGATTTGCTACATCCGACAGCTGACACTCATCCACAAATACTTGAAATGATTCCGAACCGCGATTGA
- a CDS encoding YneF family protein, whose product MATWIWILIALLCLVAGVALGFYIARRYMMNYLEQNPPINEDMIKTLMMQMGQKPSQKKVNQVMRSMSGSMKSPKK is encoded by the coding sequence TTGGCTACATGGATTTGGATTTTAATTGCCCTTCTTTGCTTGGTAGCAGGTGTCGCCCTTGGTTTCTATATCGCTCGTCGATACATGATGAACTACTTGGAGCAAAACCCACCAATCAACGAAGATATGATTAAGACATTGATGATGCAAATGGGTCAAAAGCCATCACAAAAGAAAGTCAACCAAGTGATGCGTTCAATGAGTGGTTCAATGAAATCACCTAAAAAATAA
- a CDS encoding LD-carboxypeptidase: MLDHVQLAMPKNEEDRARAFYAGLLHMKEVEKPTGVQASGGVWFEDHSAAIHLGIEDPFSPAKKAHPGLTVAAFEALSDRLQAAGYPVEHDARLAPRRRFFTADPFGNRLEIIAAQLPTLTPNKLTDGSHIRLVAPASSLSTVEMKIIDGAIQTLESFGLRVSISQHARAANPFGSSDPELRVADLHAAFADPNVDAILCVRGGFSTNELVDLLDYELIRTHPKILCGFSDITALSHAILTNTGLVTYSGPMLRAFRDRDAYTIDYFKQVLFGTDPVTIKPSVHWRDTDRGHVITLPNKGPILLSSGQASGRLLGGNLCTLNLLQGTKHFPDLRDTILFLEDDYEVHPATFARDFASLMAQPGAETIRGIVFGRFQLATKMTEEHLRYLISLYPFLEHVPVLANVDFGHTSPLFTFPIGGQVELHDEIIRLHIS; encoded by the coding sequence ATGTTAGATCATGTCCAGCTCGCTATGCCGAAAAACGAAGAAGATCGCGCCCGTGCATTTTATGCCGGGCTTTTACATATGAAGGAAGTCGAAAAGCCTACTGGTGTTCAAGCAAGTGGGGGTGTCTGGTTCGAAGATCACAGTGCAGCGATTCACCTTGGTATTGAGGACCCGTTCTCTCCTGCTAAAAAAGCGCATCCCGGATTAACCGTCGCTGCATTTGAAGCGTTAAGTGATCGGCTCCAAGCAGCCGGATATCCAGTCGAACACGACGCCCGCCTTGCGCCGCGTCGTCGTTTCTTCACCGCCGATCCGTTCGGTAACCGTTTAGAAATCATTGCCGCTCAATTGCCGACGTTAACACCGAACAAATTGACGGATGGTTCGCATATCCGCCTAGTCGCACCTGCTTCGAGCCTCTCGACGGTCGAGATGAAGATCATTGACGGTGCAATTCAGACGCTCGAATCGTTCGGCTTACGCGTCTCGATCAGCCAACATGCACGTGCTGCCAATCCGTTCGGTTCAAGTGATCCTGAGTTACGGGTTGCAGATCTTCATGCCGCGTTCGCTGATCCGAATGTTGATGCGATCCTGTGCGTTCGTGGTGGGTTCAGTACGAATGAACTTGTCGATCTACTCGACTACGAACTAATTCGGACACATCCGAAGATTCTTTGTGGCTTCTCCGATATCACAGCGCTCAGTCATGCTATTCTGACGAATACCGGATTAGTGACGTACTCCGGACCCATGTTACGGGCTTTCCGTGATCGTGATGCCTATACGATCGATTACTTCAAACAAGTGTTGTTTGGAACGGATCCCGTTACAATCAAGCCTTCGGTCCATTGGCGTGATACCGATCGTGGACATGTCATCACATTACCGAACAAAGGTCCGATTCTTTTATCCTCTGGGCAAGCAAGCGGTCGGCTACTTGGCGGGAACCTTTGTACATTGAATCTCCTACAAGGCACGAAGCACTTCCCTGATTTACGGGATACAATTTTATTCCTTGAAGACGATTACGAAGTCCACCCAGCGACGTTCGCCCGTGATTTTGCCTCGTTGATGGCACAACCGGGTGCCGAAACAATTCGTGGTATCGTCTTCGGACGGTTCCAGCTCGCAACGAAAATGACGGAAGAGCATCTGCGTTATCTGATCTCGCTCTATCCATTCCTAGAGCACGTACCAGTCCTTGCAAATGTTGATTTCGGACATACGAGTCCCCTGTTCACATTCCCAATCGGTGGACAGGTTGAACTGCATGACGAGATCATTCGACTTCATATTTCCTGA
- a CDS encoding ABC transporter ATP-binding protein: protein MNHDINEKAVLKRLLDFVKPFKKQVSIAFVLLFITTAAKLGGPYLVKIFIDEYVAPGTYPVQEVALLFTAYLLLHTTGIIVDYLQAFEFQKIALQVIQRLRIDVFRHVMHLRLAYFDRTPAGVLVSRITNDTEAIKELYIGVLSTFVQSGVQLIGTYIFLYLLEPRLATIALLLLPLFYFIIWIYRKYSTKYYAEVRDLLSKINAQLNESINGMAIIQQFRQEKRLMAEFEETNVAHQNGRYKNLKLDSWLLRPIIELLLAISIATLVTYFGILSFSQTVQVGVVYAFISYMERIFQPVQQIMQRLSEFQQAVVSADRVFKVLDTDEPEPTKQLEGDARVSEGHIVFEDVRFSYDGEKDVLKGISFEAKKGQTIALVGHTGSGKSSIINILMRFYAYQSGRILIDGQPLEQLSEEELRQHVGLVLQDSFLFTGTVADNIRLFDSSISFDRVEAAAKFVQADGFINQLDQQYDSPVAERGATFSAGERQLISFARTMARDPKILILDEATSSIDTETEEKVQVALERMRQGRTTIAIAHRLSTIQDADLILVLHQGEVIEQGNHQELIAQDGLYKKMYQLQSGHVTVS from the coding sequence ATGAATCATGATATCAATGAAAAAGCCGTCCTGAAACGATTGCTTGATTTCGTCAAACCGTTTAAGAAGCAAGTCAGTATCGCCTTCGTTCTCCTGTTCATCACGACAGCAGCAAAACTTGGAGGACCGTATCTCGTCAAAATTTTCATCGATGAGTATGTTGCACCAGGGACGTATCCAGTTCAAGAAGTCGCACTCTTGTTTACAGCTTACTTGTTACTGCATACGACAGGGATCATCGTTGATTATTTGCAGGCATTCGAGTTCCAAAAGATTGCCTTACAAGTCATTCAGCGTTTACGCATCGATGTGTTCCGGCACGTCATGCATTTACGGCTCGCTTATTTCGACCGGACGCCTGCTGGGGTACTCGTTTCCCGGATCACGAACGATACGGAAGCAATCAAAGAACTCTATATCGGTGTTCTGTCGACTTTCGTTCAAAGTGGGGTTCAGTTGATTGGAACGTATATCTTCCTCTATCTACTAGAGCCGCGACTTGCAACGATTGCGTTACTGTTGTTACCGCTGTTTTATTTCATCATTTGGATTTACCGAAAGTACTCAACGAAATATTACGCGGAAGTCCGCGATTTACTGTCGAAAATCAATGCCCAACTGAACGAATCGATCAACGGGATGGCGATCATCCAACAATTCCGCCAAGAAAAGCGCTTAATGGCAGAATTCGAAGAGACGAACGTCGCTCACCAGAACGGTCGCTATAAGAACTTGAAGCTCGATAGTTGGTTACTACGACCAATCATTGAATTGTTACTAGCGATCTCGATTGCGACACTCGTGACGTATTTCGGTATCTTATCGTTCTCGCAAACAGTTCAAGTCGGTGTCGTCTATGCCTTCATCAGTTACATGGAACGGATCTTCCAACCGGTTCAGCAAATCATGCAACGGTTGTCCGAGTTCCAACAAGCTGTCGTCTCAGCAGACCGAGTGTTCAAGGTACTTGATACGGATGAGCCAGAGCCGACGAAACAACTCGAAGGGGACGCACGTGTATCAGAAGGACATATCGTCTTTGAAGACGTTCGTTTTAGTTATGACGGGGAAAAAGACGTCTTGAAAGGCATTTCGTTCGAGGCGAAAAAAGGACAGACGATAGCCCTTGTCGGTCATACCGGAAGCGGAAAGAGTTCGATCATCAATATCTTGATGCGCTTTTATGCCTATCAATCGGGTCGGATTTTAATCGATGGTCAACCGCTCGAACAATTATCGGAAGAAGAGCTACGGCAGCATGTCGGGCTCGTGCTGCAAGATTCGTTCTTATTCACGGGTACAGTCGCTGACAATATTCGATTATTCGATAGCTCGATCTCCTTTGATCGTGTTGAGGCGGCAGCAAAATTCGTCCAAGCCGATGGGTTCATCAATCAACTCGATCAGCAATATGACAGTCCCGTTGCGGAGCGGGGTGCCACATTCTCAGCTGGGGAACGTCAGTTGATTTCCTTTGCACGCACGATGGCACGGGATCCGAAAATCCTGATTCTCGATGAAGCGACGAGTTCGATTGATACGGAGACAGAGGAGAAAGTGCAAGTGGCACTTGAACGGATGCGTCAAGGACGGACGACGATTGCTATTGCGCACCGTCTATCGACGATTCAAGATGCTGATTTGATCCTCGTATTACATCAAGGGGAAGTCATCGAACAAGGAAATCACCAAGAATTAATTGCGCAAGATGGTTTGTATAAGAAGATGTATCAGTTACAATCCGGTCATGTCACCGTTTCTTAA
- a CDS encoding aspartyl-phosphate phosphatase Spo0E family protein, protein MTTQQLLTLAIEAKRSELYHQADQSSFTSPRVLQLSHELDVLLLEYSRIVQNYTIHGSNEPLLS, encoded by the coding sequence ATGACGACACAACAACTATTGACGCTAGCGATCGAAGCCAAACGTAGCGAACTATATCATCAAGCTGACCAGTCCAGCTTCACCTCCCCGCGTGTTCTACAACTTAGTCATGAACTCGATGTCCTGCTTTTAGAATATTCACGCATCGTCCAAAACTACACCATTCACGGTTCGAATGAACCGCTTTTATCTTAA
- a CDS encoding DUF2621 family protein, which yields MEWFMNGILLWGFIMITLMAIGGFFMFRKFLKKLPKEDGKSMMDWEDEYIDQTRHLWTDETMELLNALVMPVPSAFRDVARRKIAGRIGQFALEEQAKEMTSELVVKGYISATPKRDHKFLKKALTEHAIDWRDYALYFQN from the coding sequence ATGGAATGGTTCATGAACGGGATTCTGCTCTGGGGCTTTATCATGATTACACTCATGGCGATTGGCGGGTTTTTCATGTTCCGGAAGTTCCTCAAGAAGTTACCGAAAGAAGACGGTAAATCGATGATGGACTGGGAAGATGAATACATCGACCAGACACGACATCTTTGGACGGATGAGACGATGGAATTATTGAACGCCCTCGTCATGCCAGTACCGTCAGCGTTTCGCGATGTCGCGCGTCGTAAGATTGCCGGACGGATCGGGCAATTTGCACTCGAGGAACAAGCGAAAGAGATGACATCTGAACTGGTCGTCAAAGGGTACATTTCCGCTACGCCGAAACGCGATCATAAATTCTTGAAAAAAGCACTGACGGAGCACGCCATCGACTGGCGAGACTACGCATTATACTTCCAAAATTGA
- the tkt gene encoding transketolase, translated as MIVLTNMTTVEQLAINTIRTLSIDAVQKANSGHPGMPMGAAPMAFSLWADHMNHNPKNPEWFNRDRFVLSAGHGSMLLYSLLHLSGYDLSMEDLKSFRQWGSKTPGHPEYRHTAGVDATTGPLGQGIAMAVGMAMAERHLEAKYNRDDLNVVDHFTYGICGDGDLMEGVSAEAASLAGHLGLGKLVVLYDSNDISLDGDLDKSFSENVQKRFEAYNWQVIRVEDGTDIDSISKAIAAAQAETTKPTLIEVKTVIGFGSPNKSGKSASHGAPLGEAEIKLTKASYIWDHEEFYVPEEVKSLFDERIVQRGASAEDAWNETMKQYEAAHPELHAELVRAIANELPSNWEADLPTYDLSSKKATRQTSGEVLNGLAKNVPTLFGGSADLAGSNNTMLKGEADFDIDPSGRNIWFGVREFAMAAAVNGMALHGGVIPYGATFFVFSDYLRPAVRLAALMGLPSIFVLTHDSIAVGEDGPTHEPVEHLMSFRAMPNVTIYRPADGKETIAAWKTAVQAKDKPTLLVLTRQGLPELEGTTTEGAEKGGYVIAGDVTKADTLLLGTGSEVHLLVEAQKELGESTAVVSLPSWEVFEAQSAEYKESVLPKHITKRVAIEAGASLGWYKYVGTEGQVIGIDRFGASAPGDFLLKEYGMSVENVLATVKQLG; from the coding sequence ATGATTGTTTTGACGAACATGACGACAGTAGAACAATTAGCAATTAATACGATTCGTACCTTATCGATTGATGCCGTACAAAAGGCGAACTCGGGTCACCCAGGTATGCCAATGGGAGCAGCGCCGATGGCATTCTCACTTTGGGCGGATCATATGAACCACAACCCTAAAAATCCAGAATGGTTTAACCGCGACCGTTTTGTACTTTCAGCCGGACACGGTTCGATGCTTCTCTACTCACTCCTCCACCTATCGGGATATGATCTATCAATGGAAGATCTAAAATCATTCCGTCAATGGGGATCTAAAACACCAGGTCACCCGGAATACCGCCACACGGCTGGTGTAGATGCGACGACTGGTCCACTTGGTCAAGGGATTGCGATGGCAGTTGGTATGGCAATGGCAGAGCGTCATCTTGAAGCAAAATATAACCGTGATGACCTTAACGTCGTTGATCACTTCACATACGGAATTTGTGGAGACGGAGACTTGATGGAAGGCGTTTCAGCTGAAGCCGCTTCACTCGCAGGTCACCTTGGTCTTGGGAAATTGGTCGTATTGTACGATTCAAACGATATCTCACTCGACGGAGATCTCGATAAATCGTTCTCTGAGAACGTCCAGAAGCGCTTCGAAGCGTATAACTGGCAAGTCATTCGCGTAGAAGACGGAACGGATATCGATTCGATTTCGAAAGCAATCGCGGCGGCACAAGCAGAGACGACAAAACCAACATTGATCGAAGTCAAGACAGTCATCGGTTTCGGTTCACCGAACAAATCAGGGAAGTCCGCTTCTCACGGTGCTCCACTCGGTGAGGCAGAAATCAAGTTGACGAAAGCTAGCTACATTTGGGATCACGAAGAGTTCTACGTCCCTGAAGAAGTCAAATCATTGTTTGACGAGCGCATTGTTCAACGTGGTGCTTCTGCAGAAGACGCATGGAATGAGACAATGAAACAATACGAAGCAGCGCACCCAGAATTGCATGCTGAACTCGTTCGCGCAATCGCAAACGAATTGCCAAGCAACTGGGAAGCAGACCTTCCGACATACGACTTGTCGTCGAAAAAAGCAACGCGTCAAACAAGCGGTGAAGTCTTGAATGGTCTCGCGAAGAACGTTCCGACTTTGTTCGGTGGTTCAGCTGACCTTGCAGGATCGAACAACACGATGCTTAAAGGCGAAGCAGACTTCGATATCGACCCAAGCGGTCGCAACATCTGGTTCGGGGTACGTGAATTCGCAATGGCAGCAGCTGTCAACGGTATGGCACTTCACGGTGGCGTCATTCCTTACGGTGCGACATTCTTCGTATTCTCGGATTACCTCCGTCCAGCGGTCCGTCTCGCTGCATTAATGGGTCTTCCATCAATCTTCGTTTTGACGCATGACTCAATCGCTGTCGGTGAAGATGGTCCAACACACGAGCCAGTCGAACACTTGATGAGCTTCCGTGCAATGCCGAACGTCACGATCTACCGCCCAGCAGACGGAAAAGAGACGATCGCAGCATGGAAAACAGCCGTTCAAGCAAAAGACAAACCGACACTTCTCGTCTTGACTCGTCAAGGTCTTCCTGAACTTGAAGGCACGACGACAGAGGGCGCTGAAAAAGGTGGTTATGTCATCGCTGGTGACGTCACGAAAGCCGATACACTCTTGCTCGGTACTGGTTCAGAAGTTCACCTTCTTGTAGAAGCACAAAAAGAACTTGGTGAATCAACAGCTGTCGTTTCGCTTCCATCATGGGAAGTATTCGAAGCACAATCAGCAGAGTACAAAGAATCGGTTCTTCCAAAACACATCACGAAACGTGTAGCAATCGAAGCAGGTGCTTCACTCGGCTGGTACAAGTATGTAGGAACAGAAGGACAAGTCATCGGAATCGATCGTTTCGGCGCATCTGCTCCTGGAGACTTCCTCTTGAAAGAATACGGCATGTCTGTTGAGAACGTTTTAGCGACAGTCAAGCAACTCGGATAA
- a CDS encoding SH3 domain-containing protein: MKKAVFAAGLAATALSVGFAQETEAASETVTVNTPVLNVRTAPTTASADVGNVYKGQTLNVEGRSGAWIQTHINGQKRYVHGAYTSAAGSFDFKQATVTTAVLNVRTQPTTSSKDVGNLYKGEKVNVEGKVGAWIKTTIDGKTRYVHSDYTSLAGVSKAPAAQPAAKPAAKPAAKPAPKAAAQPATATKQSTPAKSGTKVTMNVSAYTNDPSNNGSQLYNGRALTASGYDVTNTITYNGMRIVAASSQYPIGTRMHIEGIGEAIVLDRGGAIQGNKLDLLVGSQQEALNWGRQNVTVTVY, from the coding sequence ATGAAAAAAGCAGTTTTCGCTGCCGGTCTTGCAGCAACAGCTCTATCAGTAGGATTTGCCCAAGAGACAGAGGCTGCCTCAGAAACGGTAACAGTAAATACACCAGTACTCAACGTACGCACAGCACCTACAACTGCATCAGCAGACGTAGGCAATGTATATAAAGGTCAAACATTAAATGTCGAAGGACGTTCTGGCGCATGGATCCAAACACACATTAACGGTCAAAAACGTTATGTCCATGGCGCGTATACGTCTGCAGCAGGCTCATTCGACTTTAAACAAGCGACAGTTACTACGGCAGTACTAAACGTCCGCACACAACCAACGACAAGCTCGAAAGATGTCGGTAACCTCTACAAAGGCGAAAAAGTCAACGTAGAAGGTAAGGTCGGTGCATGGATCAAAACAACAATCGATGGTAAAACACGCTACGTACACAGCGACTATACTTCACTCGCTGGCGTATCGAAAGCACCAGCAGCACAACCAGCTGCGAAGCCAGCGGCTAAACCGGCTGCGAAGCCAGCACCAAAAGCAGCAGCTCAACCAGCAACTGCAACAAAACAATCAACACCTGCAAAATCAGGTACAAAAGTGACGATGAACGTCAGTGCTTACACGAACGACCCATCTAACAATGGTAGCCAACTCTACAATGGTCGCGCGTTGACAGCAAGCGGTTATGACGTCACGAATACGATCACGTACAATGGTATGCGTATCGTAGCAGCTTCTTCACAATACCCAATCGGTACACGTATGCACATCGAAGGCATTGGTGAAGCAATCGTACTTGACCGTGGTGGCGCAATCCAAGGTAACAAACTTGACCTTCTCGTTGGTTCACAACAAGAAGCACTCAACTGGGGACGCCAAAACGTCACAGTTACAGTCTACTAA
- a CDS encoding ABC transporter transmembrane domain-containing protein: MGVFRKLSWFFRREWKAYSLGVVCLIFVAGLELIPPKIIGTTVNGLSEGSLTKNDLIRLAGTLLLIGVATYFIRYFWRFHIFGASIRLGRLLRSQLYGHFSDLDQSFYKKYRSGDLMAHATNDVQAVSMTAGAGILTLVDSVTMGSFVIITMVTTISWKLTLVSLLPMPLMVYLTSRYGKMLHSRFHDAQEAFSDLNDKVAESISGVRVLKATGEVESDVQTFTDLSDDVVQKNRRVAKIDALFDPTIFGLVGLSYIIAVGYGAYLLQQGEIRIGDIVSFTTYLGLLTWPMLAFGWLFNIVERGRASYDRIERMLAIEPEIKDAKEAATTVSSPELHVGIERFIYDTQPVLQDIDVTLKPGKSLGIVGKTGAGKSTFVRLLSREYDVKQGAITIGGRDIKQLTRDTVRRQVAIVPQDHFLFSASIADNIAFAKPDASMEDIMEAARIAAVHEDILGFKEGYATMVGERGVTLSGGQKQRISIARALLADCPILVLDDALSAVDAKTEEAIIHHFRTADHDQAQIIVAHRLSAVSHTDEIIVLEDGRIIERGTHDQLLAHDGWYKETYDRQQLESLVEQGGRSNES, from the coding sequence ATGGGAGTCTTCAGGAAACTCAGTTGGTTTTTCCGACGAGAATGGAAAGCATATAGTCTTGGGGTCGTCTGCTTGATTTTTGTAGCGGGGTTAGAACTCATTCCACCGAAGATCATCGGAACGACAGTCAATGGTCTAAGTGAGGGGAGCTTGACGAAAAATGATTTGATTCGTCTAGCAGGTACATTGTTGCTCATCGGGGTCGCGACGTATTTCATTCGTTATTTTTGGCGTTTTCATATCTTTGGTGCATCGATTCGTCTCGGTCGATTGTTACGCAGTCAACTGTATGGTCATTTTTCAGATTTGGATCAATCGTTCTATAAGAAATACCGGAGCGGGGATTTGATGGCACATGCGACGAACGATGTACAAGCCGTCTCAATGACAGCGGGTGCCGGTATTCTTACACTCGTTGACTCGGTGACGATGGGGAGTTTCGTCATCATCACGATGGTCACGACGATCAGTTGGAAGTTGACGCTTGTGTCGCTCCTGCCGATGCCACTCATGGTCTATTTGACATCACGCTACGGTAAGATGCTACATTCGCGTTTTCATGACGCGCAGGAAGCCTTCTCCGATTTAAACGATAAGGTCGCGGAAAGTATCAGTGGTGTCCGTGTCTTAAAAGCGACAGGGGAAGTCGAGTCTGATGTACAGACATTTACGGATTTGTCCGATGACGTTGTTCAAAAAAACCGACGTGTGGCAAAAATCGATGCTCTGTTTGATCCGACGATTTTCGGATTAGTCGGTCTATCGTACATCATCGCAGTCGGCTACGGTGCCTACTTGTTGCAACAAGGCGAAATCCGGATTGGTGACATCGTCTCATTCACTACATATCTAGGTTTATTGACATGGCCAATGCTCGCCTTCGGTTGGTTGTTCAACATCGTCGAACGTGGTCGTGCTTCTTATGACCGAATCGAGCGGATGCTTGCGATCGAACCGGAAATTAAAGACGCGAAGGAAGCGGCAACGACTGTTTCGTCACCAGAACTCCATGTTGGAATTGAACGTTTCATCTATGACACACAACCGGTCTTACAAGATATCGATGTGACGTTGAAGCCTGGTAAGTCGCTTGGGATTGTCGGCAAGACGGGTGCCGGAAAATCAACGTTCGTTCGTTTGTTATCACGTGAATATGACGTGAAACAGGGAGCGATCACGATTGGCGGACGAGACATCAAACAATTGACACGAGATACCGTTCGACGTCAAGTGGCGATCGTTCCACAGGATCATTTCCTGTTCTCCGCTTCAATTGCGGATAATATCGCCTTTGCGAAACCTGATGCGTCAATGGAAGACATCATGGAAGCAGCGCGTATCGCAGCGGTTCACGAGGATATCCTTGGCTTTAAAGAAGGGTACGCGACGATGGTTGGCGAGCGTGGCGTCACATTGTCTGGTGGTCAAAAGCAACGGATTTCAATTGCACGGGCGTTACTAGCGGACTGTCCGATTCTAGTGCTCGATGATGCCTTGTCTGCTGTCGATGCTAAGACAGAGGAAGCGATCATCCATCACTTCCGTACGGCTGATCACGATCAAGCACAAATCATCGTTGCCCATCGTCTGTCCGCTGTGTCGCATACCGATGAGATCATTGTCCTTGAAGACGGTCGGATCATCGAGCGGGGGACGCATGATCAGTTACTCGCGCACGACGGTTGGTACAAAGAGACATATGACCGTCAGCAACTAGAATCACTCGTCGAACAAGGAGGGCGTTCTAATGAATCATGA
- a CDS encoding CcdC family protein translates to MIWISTGVALVMGLLISFIRVKASAKPTNAKKILIPPFAMSTGMLQFLYPASRLTWTEVAEALLIGAIFSIFLIKTSNFYEAEGQIYLQRSKAFFIVLFGILFIRTVAKFFIGGQIDIFETGGIFYLVAFGMIVPWRFAMYLKYKRVKSGAVPVAHLP, encoded by the coding sequence ATGATTTGGATATCAACTGGGGTAGCGCTCGTCATGGGATTGCTGATCAGCTTCATTCGTGTGAAGGCATCAGCAAAACCGACGAATGCTAAAAAAATCTTGATCCCGCCCTTTGCGATGTCGACGGGGATGCTACAGTTTTTATACCCAGCATCCCGTCTGACATGGACGGAAGTAGCAGAAGCCTTGCTCATTGGAGCTATCTTCAGCATCTTCTTGATCAAGACGTCCAATTTTTATGAAGCAGAAGGGCAGATTTATTTGCAACGTTCGAAAGCTTTTTTCATCGTCTTATTCGGTATCTTATTCATTCGGACGGTTGCGAAGTTCTTCATCGGCGGACAGATTGATATTTTCGAAACGGGCGGAATCTTTTATCTCGTCGCCTTCGGAATGATCGTTCCGTGGCGCTTCGCGATGTATTTGAAATACAAACGCGTGAAGTCGGGAGCAGTACCGGTCGCGCATTTACCGTAA